Part of the Mixophyes fleayi isolate aMixFle1 chromosome 12, aMixFle1.hap1, whole genome shotgun sequence genome is shown below.
ATAGCTCGGTAAATGTATGTATGAAAAAGCAGAATAAATATTCACAAGCAATTTCTGCAGACTTCTCTGCGGGAGAAGTTTAGGACATTGCCACAATAAAAGTAATATATCTGAGGTAGAAAAGAAGGGAAAAGATCAGCTCTAAGAAGAGAAGCCGAGGACGGCCTCCAGAgtaaagtgccagcatgcctatAGAGAGTATCTATTGCCTATGCACAGTGAACGCAGACGATTTGTTAGCCGTGTCTACATGAACATTCAGCTTCAGCTTATCAATTTGATAGGACCAGTGACAGCTTCGGTGATAcctaagtgatgtcactgcttcctaaTGACTTGATTGGCTGCCCTCCCATAAACATTGGTTCGAACCACAAAATGCCCTCAACCGTGCCCAGCCAACTGATACACTCAAAAATAAACCAAATGACTGAACCACGTCAACTAATAATGATACAATTCTGAAGAGGAATAGTTGAAATCATTCTTATCACAACttataaataaagcaatatagAAGAGAATAATCAAAAACTTACGATATTGATTTGGGAAAGGTctactaaaaaaaagaaaaaaaaaaaaagacaaacaccccccccccacaaaataaAGATAATCACATACAGGACAAGAGTAGGTTTTCGCACTTCATCTTGAGAGGTAGTGTCCGCTATATACAAGAAGTGTCATCCCCCACTGGCTCTTGTAGGTTATTGTACTATATGAAAAAGTTTACAAATATTGTAAGGGTTACAAAAATAGCTGTTTTTGTAAATGAATCGGATCAcgcattttttaaaatttccagTTAAAAGGTTATGCATAATACTGTACAAGGCTGTTGCTAGGCAGTTTTGGATCCCACAGGCAATTTACAACTTGgagatatacatatttatatatatattttctatataaccagtctgagaaaaaaaaaagttgattatTTGTGCAAAGGTAAATGTCAAATTGCCCTTACTGTCAACTGTTAAAAATTTTAATAATCTTTTAACTCATGATGAAAAATACATTTCCTCTTAGAGACCCCACGATCTGGCTTTAGAAACAAAACTGAGCTTGGTAAATAATCTGGTGTCAGGATCCCACCAAGATCTCCATAATGTGGTCCAAGTCATTCAAATCTGTCCTGCAGACCTGCAAGTTGTTGGTGGAGGAATTATTGCACAGTGTATACAGCTTGAGGGGTTCATCCGCAGCAGGCTGCGATCTTGGTGAAATTAAGGAGGAAAAACTAAAATCAGAGTCGTACATAGACGTATCGATGTCATCGAAAATATCATCCACCGATAAGTCTTTTAAGTAACTAGTGGAGCTTGTAAGTTCGAAGGAACCAAACACACATTCTGCTCCTCTGGTGTCCTGTTTTTCACCTTTGTATCCAGTTTCCGGAGGCTTTGTCAGGTCATCCGCAACAGGACCCTGAGCCGGAGAGGGGTTGATGTCTTCAACGAAGTCTAGATCCTTGAGTATGGATGAGATGGCAGAAGACATGTCATCGTCTGTAACTTCCATCAGGCTGTCCACTGGATTCTCATTGGGCCAGGAGTCCCTATTGTAGTCTGTGTTTATTCCAAAAGGCAAATTTAAAGAGGGATCTAAGGAATCATTTCCTGTGTACATTAAACTGTTGGCGGTAAGGTCATTACCCACAATTCCTGGCAGCTGGCCGGACTCCTGCCTCGTTTCCTCCTGAATCTGACGCACTGTATTGGCTATGAGAACAGATCGGTGCAGGTTAGGCTCAGCCAGCAGTTTATAGTTCTGCAGTTTGTTCAGGCACATGCTTAGCACCAGTTGCCTCTGATGACTGTATGGCATATTTCGGTTGCAATCATAGGCACAAGGAGAGTCAGTCATGGTCTCTTTACAATCATTGAACTTGCGCTTAAGTCCTCTACTAAGCA
Proteins encoded:
- the LOC142109092 gene encoding SERTA domain-containing protein 2-like is translated as MLSRGLKRKFNDCKETMTDSPCAYDCNRNMPYSHQRQLVLSMCLNKLQNYKLLAEPNLHRSVLIANTVRQIQEETRQESGQLPGIVGNDLTANSLMYTGNDSLDPSLNLPFGINTDYNRDSWPNENPVDSLMEVTDDDMSSAISSILKDLDFVEDINPSPAQGPVADDLTKPPETGYKGEKQDTRGAECVFGSFELTSSTSYLKDLSVDDIFDDIDTSMYDSDFSFSSLISPRSQPAADEPLKLYTLCNNSSTNNLQVCRTDLNDLDHIMEILVGS